The following coding sequences lie in one Sinorhizobium fredii USDA 257 genomic window:
- a CDS encoding RNA pyrophosphohydrolase, with protein MGKDKDKVLRAEDLPYRPCVGVMVLNHEGLVWAGHRLAVGNSEYDGSPELWQMPQGGIDKGEDPLEAAYRELYEETGMRSVSLLAEAPGWINYDLPEHLIGIGLKGKYRGQTQRWYAFRFEGDESEIAIDPPPDGHDPEFDAWEWKPMRELPNLIVPFKRKAYEEVVAAFAHLAGR; from the coding sequence ATGGGTAAAGACAAGGACAAGGTTTTGAGGGCAGAGGACCTTCCTTATCGGCCGTGCGTCGGCGTCATGGTCCTCAATCACGAGGGGCTTGTCTGGGCCGGGCATCGGCTCGCCGTCGGCAATTCGGAATATGACGGCTCGCCGGAGCTCTGGCAGATGCCGCAGGGCGGCATCGACAAGGGCGAGGATCCGCTCGAAGCCGCCTATCGCGAACTCTACGAGGAAACCGGCATGCGCAGCGTTTCGCTGCTTGCCGAGGCGCCCGGCTGGATCAACTACGACCTGCCGGAGCACCTGATCGGCATTGGCCTCAAGGGCAAGTATCGCGGCCAGACACAGCGCTGGTACGCCTTCCGTTTCGAGGGTGACGAAAGCGAGATCGCCATCGACCCGCCGCCGGATGGCCATGATCCCGAATTCGACGCCTGGGAATGGAAGCCGATGCGCGAGCTGCCGAACCTGATCGTGCCGTTCAAGCGCAAGGCCTATGAGGAGGTCGTCGCGGCCTTCGCGCATCTGGCGGGTAGGTAA
- a CDS encoding (2Fe-2S)-binding protein, which translates to MLVCSCNFITEEEIEDTIIGLLDEDCWQLIVPAKVYHAMEKRGRCCGCFPNVVDIIIRTTEQYHARRDSTDAELFDFMTRLKQFHEENRRADLERRRKGHRAA; encoded by the coding sequence ATGTTGGTTTGCAGCTGCAATTTCATCACCGAAGAAGAGATCGAGGATACGATCATCGGCCTCCTCGATGAGGACTGTTGGCAGCTGATCGTGCCGGCGAAAGTCTATCACGCGATGGAAAAGCGCGGCCGCTGCTGCGGCTGTTTTCCCAATGTCGTCGACATCATCATCCGTACCACCGAGCAATATCACGCCCGTCGCGACTCGACGGATGCCGAGTTATTTGATTTCATGACCCGCCTAAAACAATTCCACGAAGAAAACCGGAGGGCGGATCTTGAAAGGCGACGCAAAGGTCATCGAGCAGCTTAA
- a CDS encoding error-prone DNA polymerase, translating into MSEEPIFYELGARTNFSFLEGAAPAEEMIVFARKAGLSGLGIADRNSVAGVVRAHGKAKVEGYPFQPGARLVFADGTPDILAYPRNRSGWGHLCRLLSTGNLRSKKGDCTLYLADLLEWQEELLLIVMPGEGRPQPEAMRTLLEKLQEHVGNRLYLGLAPRYDGFDRHDFAVLAAVARSLDVRLLATNDALYHDPHYRPLADVVTAIREHVTIASAGFLLQKNAERHLKGPKEMARLFRDYPEAIANAGKFFKRLSFSLDELSHQYPDENAEGETPAESLRRLVAKGALERYPTGVPEKVQRQIEYELELIHDKKYEPYFLTVHKLVKFARSVNILCQGRGSAANSSVCFCLGITDVDPQKFTLLFDRFLSRDRDEPPDIDVDFEHERREEVIQYIYRTYGKEHAGLTAAVISYRSRSAGREVAKAFGLSEDVQSALVSSIWGWGTSPFTEDQAKGAGLDVADPLTRRVLAYASLLMNFPRHLSQHVGGFVITRDRLDEVVPIMNTAMPDRYMIEWDKDDLDQLKILKVDVLALGMLTCLARAFKFLEAHYGERKTLAELYQDQREAVYDMICRADTVGVFQIESRAQMSMLPRLRPREMYDLVIEVAIVRPGPIQGNMVHPYLKRREAQRRGEAVDYPSPELKAVLERTLGVPLFQEQAMQIAITAAGFSPSEADRLRRAMATFKRTGTIHTFERKMIDGMVRNGYDREFAERCFNQIKGFGEYGFPESHAASFASLVYASSWFKAYYPDVFCAALLNSQPMGFYAPAQLVRDAREHGVRMLPVDVNHSDWDALLEGDGMFHKEAIDPRHADMRDVIQSRKAVRLGFRLVKGVRQPDMEALVARRGEGYGSVHDLWIRSGLSRAVLERLADADAFRSIGLDRRRALWAVKALNEQSAVERLPLFDRAGSADLQVEPAVALPAMPAGEHVIHDYRYLTLSLKAHPVSFMREDFARMGILSSRDLARTPAGRRVTVAGLVLVRQRPGSANGVIFMTIEDETGVANIIVWEKTFQTYRRQVMGSRLVKVRGRLQSESGVIHVVAEYMEDMTPMLGLLRNEARRFGANDRADEALRPTADARDKKALRQMRLAPPAHEGPKASEAGSEVAEVMPKGRNFH; encoded by the coding sequence ATGAGCGAGGAGCCGATCTTCTACGAGCTTGGGGCGCGCACGAATTTCTCCTTCCTCGAGGGGGCGGCGCCGGCCGAGGAGATGATCGTCTTTGCCAGGAAGGCCGGGCTTTCGGGTCTCGGCATCGCCGATCGCAACAGCGTGGCCGGTGTCGTCCGTGCCCATGGCAAGGCGAAAGTGGAGGGTTACCCTTTCCAGCCGGGGGCCCGCCTGGTTTTTGCCGACGGCACGCCGGATATTCTCGCCTATCCCCGAAACAGGTCGGGTTGGGGGCATCTTTGCCGTCTGCTCAGCACCGGCAATCTGCGCTCGAAGAAGGGCGATTGCACGCTTTATCTCGCCGATCTCCTCGAATGGCAGGAGGAGCTTCTCCTGATCGTCATGCCGGGCGAGGGTCGGCCGCAGCCGGAAGCCATGCGCACGCTTCTCGAAAAATTGCAGGAGCATGTAGGCAACCGGCTCTATCTTGGTCTGGCGCCCCGTTATGACGGTTTCGACCGGCATGACTTCGCCGTCCTCGCCGCAGTCGCCAGGAGCCTGGATGTCCGGCTTCTGGCCACCAATGACGCGCTCTATCACGATCCGCATTACAGGCCGCTTGCGGATGTCGTAACCGCCATTCGCGAACATGTGACGATCGCCAGCGCCGGCTTCCTCCTCCAGAAGAACGCCGAAAGGCACCTGAAGGGCCCGAAGGAGATGGCACGGCTTTTCCGCGACTATCCCGAAGCGATCGCCAATGCTGGCAAATTCTTCAAGCGGCTTTCCTTCAGCCTCGACGAACTCAGCCACCAATATCCGGACGAAAACGCCGAAGGCGAGACGCCGGCTGAAAGCTTGCGAAGGCTGGTCGCGAAAGGCGCGCTGGAGCGTTACCCGACGGGCGTGCCGGAAAAGGTCCAGCGGCAGATCGAGTACGAACTCGAACTCATTCACGACAAGAAATACGAGCCCTATTTCCTGACCGTGCACAAGCTGGTGAAATTTGCCCGCAGCGTGAACATTCTCTGTCAGGGGCGGGGGTCTGCGGCCAATTCCTCGGTCTGTTTCTGTCTCGGCATCACCGATGTCGATCCGCAGAAGTTCACGCTGCTGTTCGACCGCTTCCTGTCGCGCGACCGCGACGAGCCGCCCGATATCGATGTCGACTTCGAGCACGAGCGGCGCGAGGAGGTCATCCAATATATCTACCGGACCTATGGCAAGGAGCATGCCGGGCTCACCGCCGCGGTGATCAGCTATCGCTCGCGTTCGGCCGGGCGCGAGGTCGCCAAGGCCTTTGGCCTGTCGGAGGATGTGCAATCCGCTCTCGTCAGTTCGATCTGGGGCTGGGGAACTTCGCCCTTCACCGAAGATCAGGCCAAGGGGGCGGGCCTCGACGTGGCGGATCCGCTCACCAGACGCGTTCTTGCCTATGCCAGCCTTCTCATGAATTTCCCGCGGCATCTCTCCCAGCATGTCGGCGGCTTCGTCATCACCCGCGACAGGCTCGACGAGGTCGTGCCGATCATGAACACGGCCATGCCCGACCGCTACATGATCGAATGGGACAAGGACGATCTCGACCAGTTGAAGATCCTCAAGGTCGATGTGCTGGCGCTCGGCATGCTGACCTGCCTCGCCAGGGCCTTCAAGTTCCTGGAGGCCCATTACGGTGAACGAAAAACGCTCGCCGAACTCTACCAGGATCAGCGAGAAGCCGTTTACGACATGATCTGCCGCGCCGATACGGTGGGGGTGTTCCAGATCGAAAGCCGGGCGCAGATGAGCATGCTGCCGCGCCTACGCCCACGCGAAATGTACGATCTGGTGATCGAGGTCGCGATCGTCCGGCCCGGCCCCATCCAGGGCAACATGGTGCATCCCTATCTGAAGCGGCGCGAGGCGCAGCGCCGGGGAGAGGCGGTCGACTATCCGAGTCCGGAATTGAAGGCGGTGCTGGAAAGGACGCTGGGCGTGCCGCTGTTCCAGGAACAGGCGATGCAGATCGCCATCACCGCTGCAGGCTTCTCGCCCAGCGAAGCCGATCGCCTGCGCCGCGCCATGGCGACCTTCAAGAGGACCGGCACGATCCATACTTTCGAACGGAAGATGATCGATGGCATGGTCAGGAACGGCTATGACAGGGAGTTCGCCGAACGTTGCTTCAACCAGATCAAGGGCTTCGGCGAATATGGCTTTCCCGAGAGCCATGCCGCCTCCTTCGCCTCCCTCGTCTATGCCTCCTCCTGGTTCAAAGCCTACTACCCGGATGTCTTCTGCGCCGCGCTGCTGAATTCGCAGCCGATGGGCTTCTATGCGCCCGCCCAGCTCGTGCGCGATGCCCGCGAACACGGGGTCAGGATGCTGCCGGTCGACGTCAACCACTCGGACTGGGATGCCCTGCTCGAAGGCGATGGGATGTTCCACAAGGAGGCGATCGATCCGCGTCATGCCGATATGCGGGATGTCATCCAATCAAGGAAGGCGGTGCGGCTGGGGTTTCGGCTGGTCAAGGGGGTGCGGCAACCGGATATGGAGGCGCTCGTGGCGCGTCGCGGCGAGGGATATGGTTCCGTCCACGATCTCTGGATCCGTTCCGGCCTGTCCCGGGCCGTGCTGGAGCGCCTGGCGGATGCGGATGCCTTCCGCTCCATCGGACTCGATCGGCGAAGAGCACTCTGGGCGGTGAAGGCGCTCAACGAGCAGTCGGCGGTCGAGCGCCTGCCGCTTTTCGACCGAGCGGGCTCGGCGGACTTGCAGGTCGAACCGGCGGTCGCCCTGCCGGCCATGCCCGCGGGCGAGCATGTCATCCATGACTATCGGTACCTGACGCTTTCCCTGAAGGCGCATCCGGTTTCCTTCATGCGGGAGGATTTCGCGCGCATGGGCATCCTTTCCAGCCGTGACCTTGCAAGGACCCCGGCCGGAAGACGGGTGACGGTGGCAGGCCTCGTGCTCGTCCGCCAGCGGCCGGGCTCCGCCAACGGCGTCATCTTCATGACGATCGAGGACGAAACCGGTGTCGCCAACATCATCGTCTGGGAAAAGACGTTCCAGACATACCGGCGGCAGGTCATGGGATCGCGGCTCGTGAAGGTGCGCGGCCGCTTACAGAGCGAAAGCGGCGTCATCCATGTGGTCGCCGAGTATATGGAAGACATGACGCCGATGCTCGGTCTCCTGCGCAACGAGGCCAGGCGTTTCGGAGCCAATGATCGGGCCGATGAGGCGCTGCGGCCGACTGCGGATGCCCGCGACAAGAAGGCACTCCGGCAAATGCGTCTGGCCCCGCCTGCGCACGAGGGGCCGAAAGCTTCGGAGGCGGGGAGCGAGGTGGCCGAGGTCATGCCGAAGGGACGCAATTTCCATTGA
- the bfr gene encoding bacterioferritin, translating into MKGDAKVIEQLNEALFLELGAVNQYWVHYRLLEDWGHTLLAKKEREESIEEMHHADKLIARIIFLEGHPNLQTVAPLRIGQNVKEVLKADLAGEYDARTAYKNSRDVCHAAGDYVSMKLFEELLADEEGHIDFLESQLQLLDTIGEEKYGQLNAAPANEAE; encoded by the coding sequence TTGAAAGGCGACGCAAAGGTCATCGAGCAGCTTAACGAAGCGCTCTTTCTCGAACTCGGTGCCGTAAACCAGTACTGGGTGCATTACCGCCTTCTCGAAGACTGGGGCCACACGCTGCTCGCCAAGAAGGAGCGTGAGGAATCCATCGAGGAAATGCACCACGCCGATAAACTCATCGCACGCATCATCTTCCTCGAAGGCCATCCGAACCTGCAGACGGTCGCACCGTTGCGCATCGGTCAGAATGTCAAGGAAGTGCTCAAGGCCGATCTCGCCGGCGAATACGACGCCCGCACGGCCTACAAGAATTCCCGCGATGTCTGTCACGCGGCTGGCGACTATGTCTCGATGAAGCTCTTCGAGGAACTGCTCGCAGACGAGGAGGGCCATATCGACTTCCTCGAGTCGCAGCTCCAGCTGCTCGACACGATTGGCGAGGAGAAATACGGGCAGCTCAACGCCGCCCCGGCCAACGAAGCCGAGTAA